One Brachybacterium aquaticum genomic region harbors:
- a CDS encoding IS3 family transposase, which produces MAEAFNSLFKTELIRNRGPWKNIDELEIATAEYIDWFNHRRLHGEIGMIPPVELEDIYHHHQTVPAPADAALASL; this is translated from the coding sequence CTGGCCGAGGCCTTCAACTCGCTGTTCAAGACCGAGCTGATCCGCAACCGCGGGCCCTGGAAGAACATCGACGAGCTTGAGATCGCGACCGCTGAGTACATCGACTGGTTCAACCACCGACGTCTCCACGGGGAGATCGGCATGATCCCGCCCGTCGAGCTGGAGGACATCTACCATCACCACCAGACCGTGCCGGCACCCGCCGACGCGGCACTTGCGAGCCTCTAA
- a CDS encoding IS110 family transposase produces MSTLETVHSGHVVIGVDTHKHIHVAAVLDTIGGILATLTVPTDTGGFKQLLTWADSFGKVLAFGIEGTGSYGATLTSFLRRHGHKVVEAGRPDRRQRRLNGKSDTLDAENAARSVLAGFATVIPKTADSSVEMIRQLKIAHDSAVTDRSAAMISMKAMLVHADDTLRRETNRMTPIKLARHLAALRPRNLETPADSLRHALRSLARRWQHLDSEAKELRASIEALVIRTAPQLLEQFGIGVDTAAEILIVAGDNPERIHSEAAFAKLAGISPVPTGSGMTSGRHRINHGGHRQLNAAIYRTVIVRMRFHEPTIAYVARRTAEGKSKRDIIRCLKRYVIREVYHLIKVNPRTGEIAG; encoded by the coding sequence ATGAGCACACTCGAAACCGTCCACTCCGGGCACGTCGTCATCGGCGTCGACACCCATAAGCACATCCATGTCGCCGCCGTGCTCGACACCATCGGCGGCATCCTGGCGACACTCACCGTCCCCACCGACACGGGTGGCTTCAAGCAGCTTCTCACCTGGGCGGACTCGTTCGGCAAGGTCCTTGCGTTCGGCATCGAGGGCACCGGTTCCTATGGTGCGACGTTGACATCGTTCCTGCGCCGCCACGGACACAAGGTCGTCGAAGCAGGACGCCCTGATCGCCGCCAGCGGCGCCTGAACGGGAAATCCGACACCCTCGACGCGGAGAACGCCGCCCGCTCCGTGCTCGCGGGGTTCGCGACGGTCATTCCGAAGACCGCGGACAGCAGCGTCGAGATGATCAGGCAGCTCAAGATCGCGCACGATTCAGCCGTGACCGACCGCTCCGCCGCGATGATCTCGATGAAGGCGATGCTCGTCCACGCCGACGACACGCTGCGCCGGGAGACGAACCGGATGACGCCGATCAAGCTCGCCCGACACCTCGCAGCGCTGCGCCCTCGCAACCTCGAGACGCCCGCAGACTCTCTCCGCCATGCGCTGCGGTCACTGGCCCGCAGATGGCAGCACCTGGACAGCGAAGCCAAGGAACTAAGGGCGTCGATCGAGGCGCTCGTCATTCGCACCGCACCCCAGCTGCTGGAGCAGTTCGGCATCGGCGTCGATACCGCAGCCGAGATCCTGATCGTCGCTGGCGACAACCCCGAGCGGATCCACTCCGAAGCCGCATTCGCGAAGCTCGCCGGTATCAGCCCAGTCCCGACCGGTTCCGGGATGACCAGCGGTCGACATCGCATCAACCACGGCGGCCATCGGCAGCTGAACGCCGCGATCTACCGCACCGTGATCGTCCGGATGAGGTTCCACGAGCCGACCATCGCCTACGTCGCCCGTCGGACCGCCGAAGGCAAGAGCAAGCGCGACATCATCCGCTGCCTGAAGCGCTACGTCATCCGCGAGGTCTACCACCTCATCAAGGTCAACCCCCGCACCGGCGAAATCGCGGGTTGA
- a CDS encoding metallophosphoesterase family protein, which yields MTSPEEESGAPQGGEPEDATLVGPDEDDAASEDADAIVRRHRRRRRRARALRLTTTVVVAVLGAIVGLLLVPDTKVDVGPLRATVHLRPSLSSDTVLLLPPVGEVGFDTHTAPVRIEARVQGVDVKKAEALFYDSSGLAELQRTAPEAITRAAATNAVWNALFAAAGAGLAVGLTFRRVRRALAAGGGAVAVVAASAGATAVTFSPASLTQPRFEGLLSQAAYIADIGQGTAIDYASYRSTLAEFVGQVSALYIAADNLPVGLDQENLITVLHVSDIHDNPQAYDVIEQLHTQFAIDAVIDTGDIVSWGTPVENEQLRRIGTLDVPYVYISGNHDGAAAAAVIEAQPNATVLDNEVVEMAGLRIAGIGDPRFAADDDSDAAGGWQEGKDAVAASAYQLGDTIEAYDDAYPDAPVDIALLHDPTQPDGLLGRVPLVLSGHMHTSNVEMDVDGSGTDWFTVGSTGGALASGGVAPVLQGEDPLELTARMLYFDARTGHLVAYDDITMGGLGLVSVSIERSRMPEEQPELEIPADAETPDGTIPPEQEVQPGEGLPDEDRVTPTDPISPLPGASDDGEG from the coding sequence TTGACCTCCCCCGAGGAGGAGAGCGGCGCCCCGCAGGGCGGGGAGCCGGAGGACGCCACCCTGGTGGGCCCCGATGAGGACGACGCCGCCTCGGAGGACGCTGACGCGATCGTGCGACGCCACCGGCGCCGTCGTCGGCGCGCCCGGGCGCTGCGCCTGACCACCACCGTGGTCGTCGCGGTGCTCGGCGCGATCGTGGGTCTGCTACTCGTGCCCGACACGAAGGTCGACGTCGGCCCGCTGAGAGCGACCGTGCACTTGCGCCCCTCGCTCTCCTCGGACACGGTGCTGCTGCTGCCGCCGGTCGGGGAGGTCGGCTTCGACACCCACACCGCCCCGGTGCGGATCGAGGCGCGCGTGCAGGGCGTGGACGTGAAGAAGGCCGAGGCGCTGTTCTACGACAGCTCCGGCCTCGCCGAGCTGCAGCGCACCGCCCCCGAGGCGATCACCCGCGCCGCCGCGACCAATGCGGTGTGGAACGCGCTGTTCGCCGCCGCGGGCGCGGGCCTCGCCGTGGGGCTCACCTTCCGCCGCGTGCGCCGCGCCCTCGCCGCCGGCGGCGGGGCGGTCGCGGTGGTCGCCGCCTCCGCCGGCGCGACCGCGGTGACCTTCTCCCCCGCCTCCCTCACCCAGCCGCGCTTCGAGGGGCTGCTCTCCCAGGCCGCGTACATCGCCGACATCGGCCAGGGCACGGCGATCGACTACGCGAGCTACCGCAGCACCCTCGCGGAGTTCGTGGGGCAGGTCTCCGCGCTGTACATCGCGGCGGACAACCTCCCCGTGGGGCTGGACCAGGAAAACCTGATCACCGTCCTGCACGTCTCGGACATCCACGACAACCCGCAGGCCTACGACGTCATCGAGCAGCTGCACACCCAGTTCGCGATCGATGCCGTGATCGACACCGGCGACATCGTCTCCTGGGGCACCCCGGTGGAGAACGAGCAGCTGCGCCGCATCGGCACCCTGGACGTGCCCTACGTGTACATCTCCGGCAACCATGACGGCGCCGCGGCCGCGGCCGTCATCGAGGCCCAGCCCAACGCCACCGTCCTGGACAACGAGGTGGTCGAGATGGCGGGCCTGCGGATCGCCGGGATCGGCGACCCCCGCTTCGCGGCCGACGACGACTCCGACGCCGCCGGCGGCTGGCAGGAGGGCAAGGACGCGGTCGCCGCGAGCGCCTACCAGCTCGGCGACACGATCGAGGCCTACGACGACGCCTACCCCGACGCGCCGGTGGACATCGCTCTGCTCCACGACCCCACCCAGCCCGATGGGCTGCTGGGCCGGGTGCCGCTGGTGCTCTCCGGGCACATGCACACCTCGAACGTGGAGATGGACGTGGACGGCTCCGGCACCGACTGGTTCACCGTCGGGTCCACCGGCGGCGCCCTCGCCTCCGGCGGGGTCGCGCCCGTGCTGCAGGGCGAGGACCCGCTCGAGCTCACCGCGAGGATGCTCTACTTCGACGCCCGGACAGGACACCTGGTCGCGTACGACGACATCACGATGGGCGGGCTGGGGCTCGTGTCCGTCTCGATCGAGCGCTCCCGGATGCCCGAGGAGCAGCCCGAGCTCGAGATCCCCGCCGATGCCGAGACCCCCGACGGGACGATCCCGCCGGAGCAGGAGGTGCAGCCCGGCGAGGGCCTGCCCGACGAGGACCGCGTCACCCCCACCGACCCGATCAGCCCGCTGCCGGGTGCGAGCGACGACGGCGAAGGGTGA
- a CDS encoding IS110 family transposase, protein MNSLPATVGDFYRYVVGVDTHAATHSYAIIEAPNGGLIDQNVFPTSPAGLRRAREWIARRTEGDLDGVLIAVEGTGSYGAVLSDVLQQVGYRVVEAPTPRRARARSKTDALDALLAARSSLVMPLTTLRDRRTGDLQSALQVLTGARDQQNADRLRCINALTALVRTHDLGIDARRALTGMQIATIASWRRREETLGTATARAEATRLAKQITTLERDLAENRERITHLVETTAPELLDLPGVGAVTAAVILTVWSHPGRIRNEAAFAMIAGVCPIPASSGNTTRHRLNRGGDRRLNRALNTIVLTRMRTDPATRTYIERRQSEGKTSREIRRCLKRYISRQIFRSLTVAHPVPDAAAAA, encoded by the coding sequence ATGAACAGTCTGCCTGCCACCGTAGGGGACTTCTACCGATACGTCGTCGGAGTCGACACCCACGCCGCAACCCACTCCTACGCGATCATCGAGGCTCCGAACGGCGGCCTCATCGATCAGAATGTCTTCCCGACCAGCCCTGCAGGGCTGCGACGCGCACGAGAATGGATCGCGCGCCGCACCGAGGGAGACCTCGACGGTGTGCTGATCGCCGTGGAAGGAACCGGCTCTTACGGGGCAGTTCTCAGCGACGTGCTGCAGCAGGTCGGCTACCGAGTCGTCGAGGCACCGACCCCGCGTCGTGCACGAGCCCGAAGCAAGACCGACGCCCTCGACGCGCTACTCGCCGCCCGATCGAGTCTCGTCATGCCGTTGACGACGTTGCGAGATCGTCGCACCGGTGACCTGCAGTCGGCGCTCCAAGTCCTCACCGGTGCCCGCGACCAACAGAACGCCGACAGATTGCGGTGCATCAACGCCCTCACCGCACTCGTGAGAACCCACGACCTTGGAATCGATGCACGCCGGGCCTTGACCGGAATGCAGATCGCGACGATCGCGAGCTGGCGTCGCCGAGAAGAGACGCTGGGGACAGCAACCGCCCGCGCCGAAGCGACACGCCTCGCGAAGCAGATCACGACGCTCGAGAGGGACCTCGCCGAGAACCGTGAACGGATCACTCACCTCGTGGAGACCACAGCTCCCGAGCTGCTGGACCTGCCAGGAGTCGGCGCAGTCACCGCAGCCGTGATCTTGACGGTCTGGTCGCACCCCGGCCGAATACGCAACGAGGCCGCATTCGCCATGATCGCAGGAGTCTGCCCGATCCCGGCCTCCTCGGGTAACACCACGAGGCATCGCCTCAACCGCGGTGGAGACCGACGGCTGAACCGCGCGCTGAACACCATCGTGCTCACCAGGATGCGCACCGATCCTGCCACCCGCACCTACATCGAGCGGCGCCAAAGCGAGGGCAAGACATCCAGAGAGATCCGACGCTGCCTCAAGCGCTACATCAGCCGCCAGATCTTCCGATCACTCACAGTTGCCCACCCCGTCCCGGACGCCGCCGCCGCGGCTTGA
- a CDS encoding IS30 family transposase: MQGRHGHLSREQKQLGLRLHGKGWRLVDIAKEIGCSAPMVGIMARTGRHLDARPFGWEPRQGCLTIHEREQILLGINRGDTFTAIAEQLGRAVSTVSREVKRGGGRCGYSAWRGHERAREQARRPKPFKLASGRLLEEVASRLEQLWSPEEIAARLRLDHADDPEMRVSHETIYQSLFVQGRGELRRELARCLRSGRAARKPRRTTDGRGRIPGMVMLSERPAEADDRAVPGHWEGDLILGEGSRSAVGTLVERSTRMTLLLHLPDGKSAEQVEAAMRAAISKLPPSLIRTITWDQGAEMSKHAAFTIATGIPIYFCDPHSPWQRGSNENTNGLLRQYLPKGTDLSVVSREKLDAIQDSLNGRPRKTLGYLTPSEKLAEFLAPTA, from the coding sequence ATGCAGGGCAGGCACGGTCATCTCAGCCGGGAGCAGAAGCAGCTCGGGCTCAGGCTGCACGGGAAGGGCTGGCGGCTGGTCGACATCGCGAAAGAGATCGGCTGCAGCGCGCCGATGGTCGGCATCATGGCCCGCACCGGCAGGCACCTTGACGCCAGGCCGTTCGGCTGGGAGCCACGGCAGGGCTGTCTGACGATCCACGAGCGCGAGCAGATCCTGCTGGGGATCAATCGTGGCGATACCTTCACCGCGATCGCCGAGCAGCTGGGGCGTGCGGTGTCGACCGTCAGCCGTGAGGTGAAGCGCGGCGGGGGTCGCTGCGGCTACTCGGCGTGGCGTGGTCATGAACGTGCCCGCGAGCAGGCGCGTCGACCGAAGCCGTTCAAGCTTGCGTCGGGCCGGCTGCTCGAGGAGGTCGCCAGCCGGCTGGAGCAACTGTGGTCACCTGAGGAGATCGCGGCGCGCCTACGGTTGGATCACGCCGACGACCCGGAGATGCGCGTGAGCCACGAGACGATCTACCAGTCGCTGTTCGTGCAGGGCCGAGGCGAACTGCGCCGTGAGCTGGCGCGGTGCCTGCGGTCCGGAAGAGCGGCCCGCAAGCCCCGCCGAACCACGGACGGTCGCGGCCGCATCCCCGGCATGGTCATGCTCAGCGAACGCCCCGCAGAAGCCGACGACCGCGCCGTGCCAGGCCACTGGGAAGGTGATCTCATCCTCGGCGAGGGCAGCCGCAGCGCCGTCGGCACGCTCGTTGAGCGCTCGACGCGAATGACACTGCTGCTGCACCTGCCCGACGGCAAGAGCGCCGAGCAGGTCGAGGCCGCGATGCGCGCCGCAATCAGCAAGCTGCCGCCCTCGTTGATCCGAACGATCACCTGGGACCAAGGCGCGGAGATGTCCAAGCACGCCGCGTTCACCATCGCCACAGGAATCCCGATCTACTTCTGCGATCCCCACTCGCCCTGGCAGCGGGGGAGCAACGAGAACACCAACGGCCTGCTGCGCCAGTACCTGCCCAAAGGCACCGACCTGAGCGTCGTCAGCCGCGAGAAGTTGGACGCGATCCAGGACAGCCTCAACGGACGCCCCCGCAAGACACTGGGCTATCTGACACCATCAGAGAAGCTCGCAGAGTTCCTTGCGCCCACCGCTTGA
- a CDS encoding IS3 family transposase, producing the protein MKFIDQHKHEFGAWPICRTLTAAGTQIAPSTYYAFKTRPPSKRTLRDEELLVQIRRVHAKNFGVYGAKKLHAQLRREGVSVARCTVERLTRAEALRGISRERGPRTTRPGDGLDTRPDLVERNFTATAPNQLWVADITYRRTFAGWVYAAFIIDVFSRRVVGWQLSKSLRTDLALDALEMGIWTREHAGHDVSGLTHHSDKGVQYVAVRYTQRLAEAGAVASVGSTGDSYDCQSLSTRSREDWGVPAGAV; encoded by the coding sequence GTGAAGTTCATCGACCAGCACAAGCACGAGTTCGGCGCCTGGCCGATCTGCCGCACGCTCACCGCAGCGGGCACCCAGATCGCGCCGAGCACCTACTACGCCTTCAAGACCCGACCACCCTCGAAGCGGACGCTGCGGGACGAGGAACTGCTCGTGCAGATCCGGCGCGTGCACGCGAAGAACTTCGGGGTCTACGGCGCGAAGAAGCTCCACGCTCAGCTGCGCCGGGAAGGCGTCTCAGTCGCGCGCTGCACCGTGGAACGGCTGACGAGAGCCGAAGCTCTGCGCGGCATCAGCCGAGAGAGAGGCCCTCGGACCACGCGCCCAGGCGACGGCCTAGACACACGTCCTGACCTGGTTGAACGCAACTTCACCGCGACGGCCCCGAACCAGCTCTGGGTCGCCGACATCACCTACCGCCGCACGTTCGCGGGCTGGGTCTATGCCGCGTTCATCATCGACGTGTTCTCCCGCCGCGTGGTTGGCTGGCAGCTGTCGAAGTCGCTGCGGACCGACCTCGCCCTGGACGCGCTGGAGATGGGGATCTGGACCCGCGAGCACGCTGGCCACGACGTTTCCGGGCTCACGCATCACAGCGACAAAGGGGTCCAGTACGTCGCCGTCCGCTACACCCAGCGCCTCGCCGAGGCTGGGGCCGTGGCCTCGGTCGGCTCGACCGGCGATTCTTACGACTGTCAGTCTCTTTCTACCCGGTCCCGCGAGGATTGGGGAGTCCCGGCCGGCGCGGTCTGA
- a CDS encoding DUF3107 domain-containing protein, whose product MEIRIGIQHSPRELVIESDEKAEAVLERLSAAVTEGTPVTLVDDKGKSVLIPGAKVAYAEVSTEEPRRVGFLG is encoded by the coding sequence ATGGAGATCCGCATCGGCATCCAGCACTCCCCGCGCGAGCTCGTGATCGAGTCCGACGAGAAGGCGGAGGCGGTGCTCGAGCGGCTCAGCGCCGCGGTCACCGAGGGCACCCCCGTCACCCTGGTGGACGACAAGGGCAAGTCCGTGCTGATCCCCGGGGCGAAGGTCGCCTACGCGGAGGTCTCCACCGAGGAGCCCCGCCGCGTCGGCTTCCTCGGCTGA
- a CDS encoding UrvD/REP family ATP-dependent DNA helicase, translating to MRRTGTPFEEGIRLLGPDLAALPALHAADALDAPQREALERFLAGSDVLVHGGPGSGRTALALVAADGAARALGAEETLLLAPRRVAAGRLRDAMAVHGAAGVRAMTPPALAHAIARADALRRGLGEPTLVTGAEQDALLAELIAERDTWHLDVDPGARTLPGFRTELRDLITRAGELGLTPAELAALGLEHTRPAWRDAAALLRDYLGVLDLEASAALDAGPRLDSGALVRRAATLLLRPGTPAPARAVIVDDAQDLTVSGLALVAALAAGGARVLVLASPDEAVDTFRGALPDAADRLRTRLPRPAAEVTLTGAPGRRAEITALVDALRGRLPLAGAPAASRRPRVVMRAVADAAVAAGEPTGAAHSDGSPAGIAPCDAATASRAAGLVALRAGDPLDEARLIGSALRDLHHREGVDYDDMAVVCRSGAAVADVADLLARTGLPVRIPRRPQPLRDVPAVADLLRILEIGLAPDGTALDPLTASELLRGPFGDADDLRLRRIRRLLLAAHRRAENPPAVDEAPSAGEAPSAAANPSAEDPEPTPPAEAPSAEDPALAADPAPPVSSAELLARALVEPDVPGLPDPEARDRAAAPVHRVRAMIAAVRAHRDQDAEQVLWQAWDASGLAGGWRRAALGDAGDADGARARLAASRLDALLELFAAAERLTERRPGAGALDLVEQIRGQAVVEDTLAPAAGARGRLAVLTPAQLAGEHRDTVVLARVQEGAWPDLRLRSTLFGAADLSLLTGLRGARPDISGPDPADPAVGPEELRALQRDQVLADELRLAVSALARARTRVLVTAVEDEQSEPSALFEVLEEQARRDPASWVDAETLRLDPGPAPDARRLVAALRRRLRDPDPDRARDAALALDALGRAGAPGTDPARWYHQAPSSTAPLHDQGETIILSPSALERAVDCPQSWLMERAGGTRAGGPAQLLGTALHLLAQTHPCGEGDLLGALHTLLRGMPGTDTWSGRRRVRRAEDSARLLAEHLAGAAGEPLALEAPFEVDLGRVRLRGSIDRIEGDATGLRVVDLKSGRTAKSAAKAEEDLQLAAYQAAVREGALAEQLGEDAPERLNGAQLVYVGTGGKKAAVRTQGALTRADDPAWFDDLVEAVSRDVSGAQVTARRNAHCDHCAVRASCPLQPEGDQL from the coding sequence ATGCGACGCACCGGCACACCGTTCGAGGAGGGCATCCGACTGCTCGGACCCGACCTCGCCGCGCTGCCGGCCCTGCATGCCGCGGATGCGCTGGACGCCCCCCAGCGCGAGGCGCTGGAGCGCTTCCTCGCCGGGTCCGACGTGCTCGTCCACGGCGGGCCGGGCAGCGGCCGGACCGCCCTCGCGCTCGTCGCGGCAGACGGGGCCGCCCGTGCGCTCGGCGCGGAGGAGACCCTCCTGCTGGCGCCGCGGCGCGTCGCCGCCGGTCGGCTGCGCGATGCGATGGCGGTCCACGGCGCGGCCGGGGTGCGGGCCATGACCCCGCCCGCCCTCGCCCACGCGATCGCGCGGGCCGACGCGCTGCGTCGCGGCCTCGGCGAGCCGACCCTGGTCACCGGCGCCGAGCAGGACGCACTGCTGGCCGAGCTGATCGCCGAGCGCGACACCTGGCACCTGGACGTCGATCCCGGAGCCCGCACCCTGCCCGGCTTCCGCACCGAGCTGCGCGACCTGATCACCCGTGCCGGGGAGCTCGGCCTCACCCCTGCGGAGCTCGCCGCCCTCGGCCTCGAGCACACCCGCCCCGCCTGGCGCGATGCCGCGGCGCTGCTGCGCGACTACCTCGGCGTGCTGGACCTGGAGGCCTCCGCCGCGCTGGACGCCGGTCCGCGCCTGGACTCCGGTGCGCTAGTGCGCCGCGCCGCGACGCTGCTGCTGCGCCCCGGCACCCCCGCGCCGGCCCGTGCCGTGATCGTCGACGACGCCCAGGACCTCACCGTCTCCGGCCTCGCCCTCGTCGCGGCGCTCGCCGCCGGCGGCGCGCGGGTGCTCGTGCTCGCCAGCCCCGACGAGGCGGTGGACACCTTCCGCGGCGCCCTGCCCGATGCCGCGGACCGGCTGCGCACCCGCCTGCCCCGCCCCGCCGCCGAGGTCACCCTCACCGGCGCCCCCGGCCGCCGCGCCGAGATCACGGCGCTCGTCGACGCGCTGCGCGGCCGCCTCCCGCTCGCGGGTGCCCCGGCCGCCTCCCGGCGCCCGCGCGTGGTCATGCGCGCGGTCGCGGACGCCGCGGTCGCGGCGGGGGAGCCCACCGGCGCGGCCCACTCCGACGGGTCCCCCGCCGGCATCGCCCCCTGCGACGCCGCCACCGCCTCCCGCGCCGCGGGGCTCGTCGCCCTGCGCGCCGGGGACCCGCTGGACGAGGCGCGGCTGATCGGCTCGGCCCTGCGGGACCTCCACCACCGCGAGGGCGTCGACTACGACGACATGGCCGTGGTGTGCCGCTCCGGCGCGGCGGTCGCCGACGTGGCCGACCTCCTCGCCCGCACCGGCCTGCCCGTGCGGATCCCGCGCCGCCCCCAGCCGCTGCGGGACGTTCCCGCCGTCGCCGATCTCCTGCGCATCCTCGAGATCGGCCTCGCGCCCGACGGCACGGCGCTGGACCCCCTCACGGCCTCCGAGCTGCTGCGCGGCCCCTTCGGCGACGCCGACGACCTGCGCCTGCGCCGCATCCGCCGTCTTCTGCTCGCCGCCCACCGCCGCGCCGAGAACCCACCCGCCGTCGACGAGGCCCCGTCAGCCGGAGAGGCCCCGTCGGCCGCGGCGAACCCGTCGGCCGAGGACCCCGAGCCGACCCCGCCGGCGGAGGCCCCGTCGGCCGAGGACCCCGCGCTGGCCGCGGATCCCGCACCGCCGGTCTCGAGCGCCGAGCTGCTGGCCCGCGCCCTCGTCGAGCCGGACGTCCCCGGCCTGCCCGATCCCGAGGCGCGCGACCGCGCCGCCGCGCCCGTGCACCGCGTGCGGGCGATGATCGCCGCCGTGCGCGCGCACCGCGACCAGGACGCCGAGCAGGTGCTGTGGCAGGCCTGGGACGCCTCCGGCCTCGCCGGGGGCTGGCGGCGCGCCGCCCTCGGCGACGCCGGGGACGCCGACGGGGCCCGCGCGCGGCTCGCCGCGTCGCGCCTGGACGCGCTGCTGGAGCTGTTCGCCGCCGCCGAGCGCCTCACCGAGCGCCGCCCCGGGGCGGGCGCCCTGGACCTCGTCGAGCAGATCCGCGGCCAGGCCGTCGTCGAGGACACCCTCGCCCCGGCCGCCGGGGCCCGCGGCCGCCTCGCCGTGCTCACCCCGGCCCAGCTCGCCGGAGAGCACCGCGACACCGTCGTGCTCGCCCGCGTACAGGAAGGGGCATGGCCCGACCTGCGCCTGCGCTCGACCCTCTTCGGCGCCGCCGACCTCTCCCTGCTCACCGGACTGCGCGGCGCCCGGCCCGACATCTCCGGCCCCGATCCCGCGGATCCCGCCGTCGGCCCCGAGGAGCTGCGCGCCCTTCAGCGCGATCAGGTCCTCGCCGACGAGCTGCGTCTGGCCGTCAGCGCCCTCGCCCGCGCCCGCACCCGCGTGCTCGTCACCGCCGTGGAGGACGAGCAGTCCGAGCCCTCCGCCCTGTTCGAGGTGCTCGAGGAGCAGGCCCGCCGCGACCCCGCCTCGTGGGTGGACGCCGAGACGCTGCGCCTCGACCCCGGCCCCGCCCCCGACGCGCGCCGCCTCGTCGCCGCCCTGCGCCGCCGCCTGCGCGACCCCGACCCGGACCGTGCCCGCGACGCCGCGCTCGCGCTCGACGCCCTCGGCCGCGCCGGCGCCCCCGGCACCGACCCCGCCCGCTGGTACCACCAGGCGCCCAGCTCCACCGCGCCCCTGCACGACCAGGGCGAGACCATCATCCTGTCCCCGTCGGCCCTCGAGCGCGCCGTGGACTGCCCCCAGTCCTGGCTCATGGAGCGCGCCGGCGGCACCCGCGCCGGTGGACCCGCCCAGCTGCTGGGCACCGCGCTGCACCTGCTCGCCCAGACCCATCCGTGCGGGGAGGGCGACCTCCTCGGCGCGCTGCACACCCTGCTGCGCGGCATGCCCGGCACCGACACCTGGTCCGGCAGGCGCCGCGTGCGCCGCGCCGAGGACTCCGCCCGCCTGCTCGCCGAGCACCTCGCCGGCGCCGCGGGGGAGCCGCTCGCGCTCGAGGCGCCCTTCGAGGTCGACCTCGGCCGCGTCCGCCTGCGCGGCAGCATCGACCGGATCGAGGGGGACGCGACCGGACTGCGGGTCGTGGACCTCAAGTCCGGACGCACCGCCAAGTCCGCCGCGAAGGCCGAGGAGGACCTGCAGCTGGCCGCCTACCAGGCCGCCGTGCGCGAGGGCGCGCTCGCCGAGCAGCTCGGCGAGGACGCCCCCGAGCGGCTGAACGGCGCCCAGCTCGTCTACGTCGGCACCGGCGGGAAGAAGGCCGCCGTGCGCACCCAGGGCGCGCTCACCCGCGCCGATGACCCCGCATGGTTCGACGACCTCGTCGAGGCGGTCTCCCGCGATGTCTCCGGCGCCCAGGTCACCGCCCGGCGCAACGCCCACTGCGACCACTGCGCCGTGCGCGCCAGCTGCCCGCTCCAGCCCGAGGGGGACCAGCTGTGA
- a CDS encoding TetR/AcrR family transcriptional regulator, which yields MTAPATGRMPREQRRSQLLRLATRVFTEKGYQATSMDDIATAAGVTKPVLYQHFRSKETLYVEVLDVIGESMLTEVRAITFQAGDTTGRVRDALHRFYEFVALENSLRLFTGHEVISDAVQERVEQVLDALSIELAGVLTSYRRLSTVQARTLGRGLIAVAQTTAQILHDAEGDEMREEILSAMTTTVVHGLSGFDLIPAEGSPAAQPPGEDAEERSAAEPSDAEAAEPSDAR from the coding sequence ATGACCGCTCCCGCCACCGGCAGGATGCCCCGAGAGCAGCGCCGCTCGCAGCTGCTGCGCCTGGCCACCCGGGTGTTCACCGAGAAGGGCTACCAGGCCACGTCGATGGATGACATCGCCACCGCCGCCGGGGTCACCAAGCCCGTGCTCTACCAGCACTTCCGCTCCAAGGAGACGCTCTACGTGGAGGTGCTGGACGTGATCGGTGAGTCGATGCTCACCGAGGTCCGCGCGATCACCTTCCAGGCCGGGGACACCACCGGCAGGGTCCGCGACGCGCTGCACCGCTTCTACGAGTTCGTGGCGCTGGAGAACTCGCTGCGGCTGTTCACCGGGCACGAGGTCATCTCCGACGCGGTCCAGGAGCGGGTCGAGCAGGTGCTGGACGCGCTGTCGATCGAGCTGGCGGGGGTGCTGACCTCCTACCGCCGGCTGAGCACCGTCCAGGCGCGCACGCTCGGCCGCGGCCTGATCGCCGTCGCCCAGACGACCGCGCAGATCCTGCACGATGCCGAGGGGGACGAGATGCGCGAGGAGATCCTCTCGGCGATGACCACCACCGTGGTGCACGGCCTGAGCGGCTTCGACCTGATCCCCGCCGAGGGCAGCCCTGCCGCGCAGCCGCCCGGCGAGGACGCCGAAGAGCGGTCGGCCGCGGAGCCGTCGGACGCGGAGGCCGCGGAGCCGTCGGACGCCCGCTGA